From a region of the Acidicapsa acidisoli genome:
- the kdsA gene encoding 3-deoxy-8-phosphooctulonate synthase translates to MSHTFEIGPVQVGAGKLFLIAGPCVIESEIHVRTMADAIQRITSDLGIPYIFKASYDKANRTSVKSFRGPGLVEGTRILGALAKATGLPVLTDVHEPGHCEIAAEAVDVLQIPAFLCRQTDLLVAAGKTGRAVNIKKGQFVAPWDMQYPVEKMRSTGNERVFLTERGASFGYNTLVVDYRSLPVLRSFAPVVFDGTHSVQQPSAAGGVSGGQPEFIPLLARAAVAAGVDGLFLEVHDDPANAKSDGANALNLNKLKPLLETLLAIHHAARG, encoded by the coding sequence GTGAGCCATACGTTTGAAATCGGGCCGGTGCAGGTTGGGGCAGGGAAGTTGTTCCTCATCGCCGGCCCCTGCGTGATTGAGTCAGAAATCCATGTGCGTACCATGGCGGACGCGATCCAGCGGATCACCTCCGACCTCGGGATTCCATACATCTTCAAAGCCAGCTACGACAAGGCCAATCGCACCTCGGTCAAGAGCTTCCGTGGACCGGGGCTCGTAGAGGGCACGCGGATTCTTGGCGCGCTGGCCAAAGCGACCGGTCTCCCGGTACTGACAGACGTGCACGAGCCAGGACACTGCGAAATCGCCGCAGAAGCCGTCGACGTCCTCCAGATTCCAGCCTTTCTATGCCGCCAAACCGATCTTCTGGTCGCCGCAGGCAAAACCGGCCGCGCCGTCAACATTAAAAAAGGCCAGTTTGTCGCGCCCTGGGATATGCAGTACCCGGTGGAAAAGATGCGGTCGACCGGCAATGAGCGGGTGTTTCTGACCGAGCGCGGCGCCAGCTTCGGCTACAACACGTTGGTGGTGGATTACCGCTCCCTGCCGGTCCTGCGAAGCTTCGCGCCAGTCGTCTTTGACGGCACACACTCGGTCCAGCAGCCCTCAGCCGCAGGCGGAGTTAGCGGCGGTCAGCCGGAATTCATTCCTCTGTTGGCGCGCGCAGCCGTCGCCGCAGGCGTGGACGGCCTCTTTCTGGAAGTCCACGACGACCCGGCCAACGCCAAGTCAGACGGCGCCAACGCCCTGAATCTGAATAAACTGAAGCCGCTTCTCGAAACGCTGCTCGCGATTCATCACGCCGCTCGCGGATAA